A genomic window from Rhizobium lentis includes:
- a CDS encoding carbon-nitrogen hydrolase family protein, with translation MGNMKLWAAAAHIAPVYLDPGASAEKACSVIAEAARNGASLVVFSESFLPGFPVWAALYPPIQSHEHFKRFLKASVYIDGPEIERVRKAASDNGVFVSIGFSERNPASVGGLWNSNVLISDTGQILIHHRKLVATFFEKLVWDPGDGAGLVVANTRIGRIGGLICGENTNPLARYSLMTQGEQVHISSYPPIWPTRVPTESDNYDNRAANRIRASAHCFEAKCFGIIVAGHLDEVARKAIALDDPAIEAIIDASPRATSFFLGPTGAATGDEMTDEGIGYAQIDLDDCVEPKRFHDVVAGYNRFDIFDVTVNRMRRNPIRFLEGRAEDALTSPEAVAMPE, from the coding sequence ATGGGAAACATGAAATTATGGGCCGCGGCTGCTCATATTGCCCCCGTCTATCTCGATCCTGGGGCGAGCGCGGAAAAAGCTTGCTCGGTGATAGCAGAGGCTGCCCGAAACGGCGCGTCGCTCGTGGTATTTTCGGAGAGCTTTCTACCCGGTTTCCCTGTCTGGGCAGCACTTTACCCGCCCATTCAATCGCACGAACATTTCAAACGCTTCTTGAAAGCTTCGGTGTACATTGACGGCCCGGAAATTGAGCGTGTGCGAAAGGCCGCCTCCGATAACGGTGTTTTCGTTTCAATCGGTTTTTCCGAGCGCAACCCGGCAAGTGTCGGAGGTTTGTGGAATAGTAATGTTCTGATTTCCGATACCGGCCAAATCCTGATCCACCATCGAAAACTGGTCGCAACCTTCTTTGAAAAACTAGTTTGGGATCCGGGCGATGGCGCAGGGTTGGTCGTCGCAAACACGAGAATCGGTCGCATTGGCGGCCTAATTTGCGGGGAAAATACAAATCCGCTCGCGCGCTACAGTCTGATGACGCAAGGCGAGCAAGTTCATATAAGTAGCTATCCGCCGATCTGGCCCACTCGCGTTCCCACAGAAAGCGACAACTACGACAACCGAGCTGCCAACCGCATCCGTGCCTCTGCGCACTGCTTCGAGGCCAAGTGCTTCGGGATCATCGTGGCGGGGCACCTGGACGAAGTCGCACGCAAAGCCATTGCCTTGGATGATCCTGCGATCGAAGCGATCATAGATGCCAGTCCGCGGGCCACTAGCTTTTTCCTAGGGCCGACTGGAGCGGCAACTGGTGACGAAATGACCGACGAAGGTATCGGCTATGCCCAAATCGATCTCGACGACTGTGTTGAGCCGAAACGATTTCACGACGTCGTTGCTGGTTACAACCGATTCGATATTTTCGACGTCACCGTGAACCGGATGCGTCGAAACCCAATCAGATTTTTGGAAGGCCGCGCTGAGGACGCTCTAACGAGCCCTGAGGCCGTGGCCATGCCGGAGTAA
- a CDS encoding RidA family protein has translation MSRRTVNALNAAAVGPYSHATWAGDLLFCSGQTPLDPGTGKLVDGNVADQTRQCFDNLFQVLEAAGLGSDDVVSVNVYLTDMGDFGQMNEIYATRFSSPYPARTTIGCASLPLGARIEIGLTAKRQS, from the coding sequence ATGTCCAGACGAACTGTGAATGCTTTAAACGCTGCGGCAGTGGGACCGTATTCGCACGCGACATGGGCCGGCGATCTTCTGTTCTGCTCCGGCCAGACACCGCTAGACCCCGGCACCGGCAAACTTGTCGACGGAAATGTAGCCGACCAGACACGCCAGTGTTTCGATAATCTGTTTCAAGTCCTTGAGGCAGCGGGCCTGGGGTCGGATGATGTCGTATCCGTCAATGTCTATCTCACCGACATGGGTGACTTTGGCCAGATGAATGAGATTTACGCGACGCGTTTTTCATCGCCCTACCCGGCCCGCACCACAATCGGCTGCGCCAGCCTGCCGCTTGGAGCACGCATTGAAATCGGTCTAACAGCAAAGCGGCAATCTTGA
- a CDS encoding LysR family transcriptional regulator: MATAIDHLDWDDLKLFLIVVRCKSVTGAARELKVSHSTVSRRLARLEYTVGGALVERTKDGLLLTPAGLVTMRRAEEIENGVNALRSDVSNRDEIRGTVRLATMEGIATLYLSERLVELSSRHPDLDLELVTSPQTVRVARREADLFLSFFKPHGTSLDSQLIGRFKTGLFASQAYLERNGVPSQAADLSEHRFVGYIEELIQLESVLWLEELVPTPKIAFSSNSMMSQMFAASAGAGIVALPEFARSLNLGLVPVLDELSGEREIWMSAHQDLAYLPRVRAVKQFVKELVRRDEQRLLRNSPWSS, from the coding sequence ATGGCGACTGCAATCGATCATCTTGATTGGGACGATCTCAAACTCTTCCTCATCGTCGTCCGGTGCAAGAGCGTGACCGGTGCCGCTCGCGAACTAAAAGTCAGCCATTCCACCGTATCTCGCCGGCTTGCTCGCCTGGAATATACGGTTGGCGGTGCACTCGTCGAGCGGACCAAGGACGGACTTCTGCTGACACCGGCCGGCCTGGTTACAATGCGGCGAGCGGAGGAAATCGAGAACGGCGTGAATGCTCTTCGCAGCGACGTAAGCAATCGTGACGAAATACGCGGCACAGTCAGATTGGCCACCATGGAAGGCATCGCAACGCTTTATCTCTCCGAGCGCCTCGTTGAACTCAGTAGCCGGCACCCTGATCTTGACCTCGAGCTTGTAACGTCGCCGCAAACGGTTCGGGTCGCTCGCCGGGAAGCGGATTTATTCCTAAGCTTCTTCAAGCCCCATGGAACTTCTCTGGACAGTCAGCTGATCGGACGTTTCAAGACTGGCTTATTCGCTTCGCAGGCTTATCTTGAGCGCAATGGAGTTCCCTCTCAAGCGGCGGATCTTAGCGAGCACCGCTTTGTTGGCTATATCGAGGAGCTGATTCAGCTTGAAAGCGTGCTCTGGCTAGAGGAACTCGTACCCACCCCAAAAATAGCGTTCAGCTCAAATAGCATGATGTCGCAGATGTTCGCGGCGTCTGCGGGCGCAGGAATTGTAGCCCTTCCCGAATTCGCACGCAGTCTAAACCTGGGTCTCGTTCCAGTGCTCGACGAACTGAGCGGCGAGCGCGAGATCTGGATGTCAGCACACCAGGATCTAGCTTATCTTCCAAGAGTGAGAGCCGTAAAGCAATTCGTGAAAGAGCTGGTACGTCGTGACGAACAACGCCTTCTGAGAAACTCACCTTGGTCTTCGTGA
- a CDS encoding aminotransferase class V-fold PLP-dependent enzyme, whose product MSQISRNARKTLDLLRLRADTPGTKNRNHLNNAGAALMPSPVIEAVVGYLRREGEIGGYEAAAESNSLLEGTYDSLATFVNCGRDEIAIAENATIAWQRAFYSLSFRPGDRILTASAEFAANYIAFLQVAKRTGVSIEVIPNDASGILDPDALAKMIDDRVRLIAVTWIPTNGGLINPAAAIGRIARKNGILYLLDACQAAGQIPIDVNALGCDILTATGRKFLRAPRGTGFMYMRKSLVDKIEPAMIDLYGAPWTGPDRYELRPDARRFETWEKNYSVRLGLRAAVDYALDIGLENIEERCNHLSSKLREGLRGMRAVSVHDLGTPLASIISFTVNDWDSSAVMAYLTGKGINVSVSPPSSTPVDASTRQLPPVVRTSPHYYNTEEEIDAFLEAIAGIAS is encoded by the coding sequence ATGTCGCAAATCAGCCGCAACGCTCGCAAGACTTTGGACCTTCTTCGCTTGCGTGCTGATACCCCCGGCACAAAAAACAGAAACCACCTTAACAATGCTGGCGCTGCGCTGATGCCGAGCCCTGTTATTGAAGCGGTGGTAGGGTACCTAAGGCGGGAAGGGGAGATCGGCGGATACGAAGCCGCGGCTGAGTCCAACTCTCTACTGGAGGGGACATATGACAGCTTGGCTACATTCGTAAACTGTGGCCGCGACGAGATTGCGATAGCTGAAAATGCGACGATCGCCTGGCAACGAGCCTTCTATTCCCTCTCTTTCCGACCTGGAGACCGGATCCTGACGGCAAGTGCCGAATTTGCAGCCAACTACATCGCCTTTCTGCAGGTTGCCAAGCGCACCGGCGTATCGATCGAAGTCATTCCGAATGACGCTTCTGGGATCCTCGATCCGGACGCACTAGCGAAAATGATCGATGATCGCGTTCGGTTGATAGCGGTTACCTGGATCCCCACCAACGGCGGGCTTATCAATCCAGCAGCAGCGATCGGTCGAATAGCGCGAAAAAACGGCATCCTCTATCTTCTCGACGCATGCCAAGCTGCGGGTCAAATCCCGATCGATGTCAACGCGCTCGGGTGCGACATCCTGACTGCTACCGGCAGGAAGTTTCTCCGAGCGCCACGCGGAACGGGATTCATGTACATGCGTAAATCACTCGTGGATAAGATCGAGCCAGCGATGATCGATCTCTATGGCGCGCCCTGGACTGGTCCGGATCGATACGAATTGCGACCTGATGCCAGGCGTTTTGAAACGTGGGAGAAGAACTATTCGGTTCGTCTCGGCCTGCGGGCAGCAGTGGACTACGCGCTCGACATTGGGCTCGAAAATATCGAAGAGCGCTGCAATCACCTTTCGTCAAAGCTTCGCGAAGGCCTGAGGGGAATGCGTGCCGTGTCCGTACATGATCTCGGGACGCCCCTTGCGTCCATCATCTCATTCACTGTCAACGACTGGGACTCGTCAGCTGTCATGGCTTATTTGACAGGCAAGGGAATCAACGTCTCAGTTTCCCCTCCTTCCAGTACACCCGTCGACGCCTCTACGCGACAACTCCCGCCCGTGGTGCGAACGTCGCCACATTATTACAATACCGAGGAAGAGATCGATGCATTCCTGGAAGCGATTGCTGGTATTGCCTCGTAG
- a CDS encoding trans-sulfuration enzyme family protein, protein MTASSEQDNVQDHSDPSHGARLGFDTRAIHHAFDPADFSRAVQPPVFLTSTYGFESVAANDAAAALGGRLYAREYNPTTEILEKRLANLEGAEAGLVVSTGMAAFGTLVLSLLSQGDELVVHKTLYSNTVAMVEQCLPRFGIRVVPVDLSNPNNLDAAITDKTRLVYFETPVNPLSAILDISAIAARAHARNVKVAVDSTFASPSLQRPIEHGADIVLHSLTKYINGHGDTLGGALLGDAETLHTLHETGLRYITGATLSPHSAFLILRGLKTLSLRMERHSASALIIAHMLEAHPAVAWVSYPFLDSHPDHTIAHKQMTQGAGMLAFGLHAGFDGARTMLDRLQLLTRAVSLGDTDSLIYHPASITRARQALRKDAHLIEGVGEDLVRLSVGLEDVSDLVADLRQALQDL, encoded by the coding sequence ATGACGGCCAGCAGCGAACAAGACAATGTCCAGGACCACTCCGATCCGTCGCATGGCGCGCGTCTCGGATTTGATACCCGCGCAATCCATCACGCGTTCGATCCTGCTGACTTCTCAAGAGCAGTGCAGCCACCTGTCTTTCTGACATCGACCTATGGCTTTGAGAGCGTTGCGGCAAATGATGCCGCCGCAGCGCTCGGGGGCAGGCTGTATGCCCGCGAATATAACCCGACCACAGAGATCCTCGAGAAGAGGCTCGCCAACCTGGAAGGGGCCGAGGCAGGGCTTGTGGTATCGACCGGAATGGCCGCGTTCGGCACCCTGGTCCTATCTTTGCTGTCGCAGGGAGATGAGCTTGTCGTGCACAAGACGCTCTATTCGAATACGGTTGCGATGGTCGAGCAGTGTCTGCCTCGCTTCGGGATCAGGGTAGTCCCGGTTGACCTATCGAATCCGAACAATCTCGACGCGGCGATCACAGATAAAACCCGTTTGGTCTATTTCGAGACGCCGGTAAATCCGCTAAGCGCCATCCTCGATATCTCCGCCATCGCAGCGCGCGCCCATGCGCGGAATGTAAAGGTCGCGGTCGATAGCACTTTCGCTTCGCCGTCACTGCAGCGCCCGATCGAGCACGGCGCAGACATTGTGCTGCATTCGCTGACGAAATACATCAACGGGCACGGCGATACCCTGGGCGGAGCGCTGCTTGGAGACGCTGAAACACTCCATACGCTGCACGAAACCGGCCTGCGCTACATCACAGGGGCGACATTGTCGCCGCACTCTGCATTCCTGATCCTGCGCGGCCTGAAGACGCTGTCTCTGCGGATGGAGCGACACAGTGCTTCGGCACTGATAATCGCGCACATGCTTGAGGCGCATCCCGCCGTTGCCTGGGTGAGCTATCCCTTCCTGGACTCCCATCCCGATCATACGATCGCCCACAAGCAAATGACGCAGGGGGCCGGCATGCTTGCTTTCGGCCTTCATGCGGGCTTCGACGGTGCACGGACGATGCTGGACCGGCTTCAACTGCTGACGCGCGCCGTGAGCCTGGGGGACACGGACAGTCTCATCTATCATCCGGCCAGCATAACCCGGGCGCGCCAGGCGCTCCGGAAAGATGCTCATCTGATCGAAGGAGTTGGGGAAGACCTCGTCCGTCTCTCGGTCGGGCTTGAAGATGTCAGCGACCTCGTCGCCGATCTGCGTCAGGCTCTGCAAGATTTATGA
- a CDS encoding PLP-dependent aminotransferase family protein — translation MVQLESQAIAKHAKMGARQIYEALKDQILSHVYEAGGQLPSSRNLANELGVSRTTVTVAYEQLAGEGFVEQRQGARARVAAFPFGQRPSDARLKQQGAQRLSAYGERLRATPPWLDCLPNSLMIDFRYGDLAPSDFPALAWKKAVNAVIAQRPSRLAYDDPRGSRRLRQALRGYLWRARTLQCDLEQIIIVNGSQQGLDLCARLLLDPGSEFVIENPSYRMARQIFASTGASPVPLAVDGEGLKTELLEGVRAHLAYVTPSHQFPLGGVMPISRRHQLLEWARENNAYVIEDDYDSEYRYDISPVPPVHSLEAGSNVIYLGTISKTLSPMMRIGYLVVPPKLQDVFATAKQLFDRHSPVTEQEALAAFIERGGYEGHVRRVRRLNRDRRETLLKALQCAFGERVTVEGADAGLHVVVWFNELPKSSETALQETAQRAGIGVHGISALYEPQPDEATADKLGLVMGYSALTPQQIEKGVHLLLAAVDTVKGQF, via the coding sequence ATGGTCCAGTTGGAAAGCCAGGCAATAGCCAAGCACGCGAAAATGGGAGCACGCCAGATCTACGAGGCGCTCAAGGATCAGATCCTGAGCCACGTTTATGAAGCTGGCGGTCAGTTGCCATCATCGCGAAATCTGGCGAATGAACTTGGTGTGTCGCGAACGACGGTGACAGTCGCCTATGAGCAGCTTGCGGGGGAGGGCTTCGTGGAGCAGCGCCAAGGTGCCCGCGCGCGGGTTGCAGCGTTTCCATTCGGACAGCGTCCGAGCGATGCCAGGCTCAAGCAGCAGGGTGCTCAGCGCCTGTCGGCCTATGGCGAAAGACTTCGGGCGACACCGCCATGGCTCGATTGTTTGCCCAACTCACTTATGATTGATTTCCGTTACGGAGACCTCGCTCCATCCGATTTTCCGGCGCTTGCCTGGAAGAAAGCTGTCAATGCGGTCATCGCTCAGCGACCGAGCCGACTTGCCTATGATGACCCGCGAGGATCGCGGCGTTTACGGCAAGCCCTGCGAGGATATCTTTGGCGCGCCAGAACATTGCAGTGCGATCTGGAGCAAATCATCATCGTGAACGGATCCCAGCAAGGCTTAGACCTTTGCGCACGGCTTCTGCTCGACCCTGGCAGCGAGTTCGTCATCGAAAACCCTAGCTATCGAATGGCTCGTCAGATCTTCGCCAGCACCGGCGCCTCTCCGGTCCCCCTCGCCGTCGACGGCGAGGGTCTGAAGACCGAGCTCTTGGAGGGAGTACGGGCTCATCTGGCCTATGTCACCCCTTCCCACCAGTTTCCGCTTGGCGGCGTGATGCCGATTTCTCGCCGTCATCAACTTCTCGAATGGGCGCGGGAAAACAACGCCTACGTGATTGAGGACGATTACGACAGCGAATACCGCTATGACATCAGTCCGGTGCCTCCTGTTCATAGTCTGGAGGCTGGAAGCAACGTCATCTATCTCGGTACGATTTCCAAAACGCTGTCGCCGATGATGCGCATCGGATATCTCGTTGTGCCGCCGAAACTGCAGGACGTGTTCGCAACCGCCAAGCAACTGTTCGACAGACATTCGCCGGTGACCGAGCAGGAAGCCTTGGCGGCTTTCATCGAACGCGGCGGTTATGAAGGCCATGTGCGCCGCGTACGGCGGCTGAACAGAGACCGCCGTGAGACGTTGTTGAAAGCACTGCAGTGCGCATTCGGCGAGCGGGTCACGGTGGAAGGCGCTGATGCCGGATTGCATGTTGTGGTCTGGTTCAACGAATTGCCGAAGTCGTCCGAGACGGCTTTGCAGGAAACCGCACAACGCGCCGGCATTGGAGTTCATGGCATCTCAGCCCTTTATGAGCCACAACCAGATGAGGCGACGGCAGACAAGCTCGGGCTTGTAATGGGGTATTCAGCCCTGACCCCACAGCAGATCGAGAAGGGGGTTCATCTCCTTCTGGCAGCGGTCGACACAGTGAAAGGGCAATTCTGA
- a CDS encoding ferritin-like domain-containing protein, with amino-acid sequence MDPYGIKTLDELKEFLHRAMQLEHATIPPYLTALYSIKPGVNRDAAQVLRVIVVEEMLDLTIAANILNAIGGTPDLTRPDFAVNYPASLPDGETDFKVSIQAFSREALATFLKIERPARRPEHLAGKGLIQRKNSPHITALGSDPRHEDLHFYSIGEFYSAIADGIKYLEAEARRAGTTIFIGDKFRQITSEYYYSGGGELFPVTDLKSALEAIELIMEQGEGDGGGIYDDDEHELAHYYRFDELVKGRYYRKGDQPDHPTGPHLQVDWEGAYAIKPNLKVAEISKGSELREAATDFNTCYGEFLELLTRAYNGQPSLLLEAVPIMFEFRNIIVELIRNPLPGHPGKYSSPTYEIPHSAKQAAVTGQAEVIA; translated from the coding sequence ATGGATCCTTATGGCATTAAGACGCTCGATGAGCTGAAAGAGTTTCTCCACCGTGCGATGCAGCTCGAACATGCGACGATTCCGCCGTATCTGACTGCACTTTACTCGATTAAGCCCGGTGTAAACCGGGATGCGGCGCAAGTTCTTCGCGTGATCGTCGTGGAAGAAATGCTGGATTTGACCATTGCGGCCAATATCCTCAATGCCATCGGTGGCACGCCGGATCTTACTAGGCCAGATTTCGCGGTTAACTATCCCGCCTCGCTCCCTGACGGCGAGACCGACTTTAAGGTCAGCATACAGGCTTTCAGCCGTGAAGCGCTGGCGACATTCTTGAAAATCGAGCGGCCGGCCCGGCGCCCCGAACATCTCGCTGGCAAGGGCCTGATACAACGCAAGAACTCCCCGCATATCACAGCGCTTGGCAGTGATCCGAGGCACGAAGATCTCCATTTTTACAGTATTGGCGAGTTCTATTCGGCAATCGCAGACGGCATCAAATACTTAGAAGCCGAAGCGCGCCGGGCGGGCACAACGATTTTTATCGGCGACAAGTTTCGCCAGATTACCTCGGAATATTATTATTCGGGCGGCGGTGAGTTGTTTCCCGTGACCGATCTGAAAAGCGCCCTCGAAGCCATAGAGCTCATCATGGAACAGGGCGAAGGTGACGGTGGTGGTATCTACGACGATGACGAGCACGAACTGGCCCATTACTATCGTTTCGATGAACTGGTCAAAGGCCGCTATTACCGGAAAGGTGATCAGCCCGACCACCCCACGGGTCCGCATTTGCAGGTCGACTGGGAAGGCGCTTATGCCATCAAACCGAACCTCAAGGTGGCGGAAATATCCAAAGGCTCGGAATTGCGTGAGGCGGCGACCGACTTCAATACATGTTATGGCGAGTTTCTGGAGCTTTTGACGCGTGCCTATAATGGCCAGCCGAGCTTGCTGCTGGAAGCCGTTCCGATCATGTTCGAATTCCGCAATATAATCGTTGAACTGATCCGCAATCCCCTGCCGGGCCATCCCGGTAAGTACAGCAGCCCCACCTACGAGATTCCCCACAGTGCCAAACAGGCAGCTGTCACCGGGCAGGCGGAGGTGATCGCATGA
- a CDS encoding FAD-dependent oxidoreductase, with translation MLFPLESALKADSKSVAASGDYDIVVVGSGISGAIIAKQAAEAGKRVLVLEAGTGANSSLAGYNDLLTTFYSAATKDNQSPFPLNANAAMPRSTQLRKLQAGETDSSTYIVQSGPYAAICGPSCRSRFRNIP, from the coding sequence GTGCTTTTCCCACTCGAATCAGCGCTGAAGGCGGATTCCAAGTCTGTCGCAGCGTCTGGCGACTACGATATCGTCGTCGTTGGTTCCGGCATTTCCGGAGCTATAATTGCCAAGCAGGCTGCAGAAGCTGGCAAGCGTGTCCTTGTGCTTGAAGCCGGAACCGGTGCCAATAGCTCTTTGGCAGGCTATAACGATCTGCTGACGACCTTCTATTCGGCAGCCACCAAGGATAACCAGTCGCCCTTTCCGCTGAATGCGAACGCGGCCATGCCCCGCAGCACGCAGCTTCGCAAGCTGCAGGCGGGGGAAACCGATAGCTCGACCTATATCGTTCAATCCGGACCTTATGCGGCAATATGCGGCCCATCCTGTCGTTCACGGTTCCGGAATATACCATGA
- the tnpA gene encoding IS66-like element accessory protein TnpA, giving the protein MRVEILGQERRRRWREEDKLAIVMSVGVSGATITEIAHRHDVTRQQIYAWRSELKKKGLLPVSSNALFIPVDLNAVQNDAPELRESCSGMIELRLICGRTLRFESSMAPDVLTQIIRAVEAA; this is encoded by the coding sequence ATGCGCGTTGAAATTCTTGGGCAGGAACGTCGACGGCGGTGGCGCGAAGAAGACAAGCTTGCAATTGTCATGTCGGTTGGGGTTTCTGGAGCCACGATCACAGAGATTGCTCATCGTCATGATGTAACGCGGCAGCAGATATACGCCTGGCGTAGCGAGCTCAAGAAGAAGGGGCTGCTCCCGGTGTCTTCGAATGCATTGTTCATTCCCGTCGATCTGAATGCCGTGCAGAACGATGCCCCTGAATTGAGGGAGAGCTGCTCCGGGATGATTGAGCTACGATTGATCTGCGGCCGCACGCTTCGTTTCGAGAGTTCTATGGCTCCCGATGTCCTGACGCAGATTATCCGGGCAGTGGAAGCAGCATGA
- the tnpB gene encoding IS66 family insertion sequence element accessory protein TnpB (TnpB, as the term is used for proteins encoded by IS66 family insertion elements, is considered an accessory protein, since TnpC, encoded by a neighboring gene, is a DDE family transposase.): MIGPGTGVRVYLACGITDMRKGVEGLAALAQDVLRQKPTGGAVFAFRGNRGDRLKLLYFDGQGFCLYYKILQKGRFPWPSASDGTARLTSAQLAMLWEGIDWRRPDWGAPPAVSGDFIPLKPLVFMEIYPGSW, translated from the coding sequence ATGATTGGGCCTGGGACCGGCGTTCGGGTGTATCTTGCGTGCGGGATCACGGATATGCGCAAGGGAGTAGAAGGCCTTGCCGCGCTTGCGCAGGATGTTTTGCGTCAGAAGCCGACTGGCGGCGCGGTCTTCGCCTTTCGCGGCAACCGTGGCGATCGTTTGAAGCTGCTGTATTTTGATGGCCAGGGCTTCTGCCTGTATTACAAGATCTTGCAGAAGGGGCGGTTTCCTTGGCCTTCGGCATCCGACGGGACTGCCCGGCTGACGTCGGCCCAACTGGCGATGTTGTGGGAAGGGATCGATTGGCGTCGTCCTGATTGGGGTGCGCCACCGGCCGTGTCGGGTGATTTTATCCCACTGAAACCACTGGTTTTTATGGAAATTTATCCTGGCTCGTGGTAG
- the tnpC gene encoding IS66 family transposase: MSSTTTNLPDDPAFLKAMIAALQAENAKMSATLQAHDQLIQTLRLRIAKLKKQVFGKSSEKIEREIEQLELALEDLLIAAAEGSTAPIDEPDEAASVVPLADTSEKIMRRRPRVSDKAVRERRELDPGSCCPECGGELRLVGEDVSEILDMIAAQMKVIEVSRLKKSCRCCEKMVQVAAPSRPIPGSMAGAGLLAYILVSKFDDHLPLYRLNEIFARMGADIPDSTMVDWCGRAMQVLQPLIERIETAVMASDLLHADDTPIRVLDRSLRDKGLGKGVKKGRIWTYVRDQRPWAGSSPPGAVYYFAPDWKEEHVHRHLKQSSGILQADGYKGYGKLYAPGEKGESRFKEAACWAHWRRDFHDIWTSNKSEIAREALDRIGALYDIERGINGQPPEIRLAARQTQSKPKVDTFRHWAEAQLTRIPGKSDLATAFRYGLSRWSSLCLFLDDGRVAIDNNSAERALRPIGVGRRNWLFAGADTGAETLARAMTIIETAKMNGLDPQAYLADVLDRIHDHKINRLDELLPWNWSAITTIDAKAA; the protein is encoded by the coding sequence ATGTCTAGCACGACGACAAATCTTCCGGACGATCCAGCCTTTCTCAAGGCAATGATTGCCGCTTTGCAGGCGGAAAACGCGAAGATGTCGGCCACATTGCAAGCGCATGATCAGTTAATCCAAACGCTGCGGCTGCGCATTGCCAAGCTGAAGAAACAGGTCTTCGGCAAGTCCTCCGAAAAGATTGAGCGTGAAATCGAGCAGTTGGAACTAGCGCTTGAGGATCTGTTGATCGCCGCCGCTGAAGGCAGTACGGCGCCAATCGATGAACCTGATGAGGCGGCGTCTGTTGTTCCCTTGGCGGATACATCTGAAAAGATCATGCGCCGGCGCCCACGCGTCTCGGACAAGGCGGTTCGCGAGCGCCGAGAGCTCGATCCTGGCTCCTGCTGCCCGGAATGCGGAGGTGAATTGCGTCTTGTCGGTGAGGACGTCAGCGAAATCCTCGACATGATCGCCGCGCAGATGAAAGTCATCGAAGTTTCTCGACTGAAGAAGTCCTGCCGCTGCTGCGAGAAAATGGTGCAGGTGGCAGCACCCAGCCGCCCGATACCGGGCAGCATGGCCGGCGCTGGCCTCTTGGCGTACATTCTGGTCTCGAAGTTCGACGACCATTTGCCACTGTACCGTCTGAACGAGATCTTCGCCCGCATGGGCGCCGACATTCCCGACAGCACGATGGTTGATTGGTGTGGTCGCGCCATGCAGGTGCTTCAGCCTCTCATCGAGCGGATCGAAACGGCGGTCATGGCAAGTGACCTGCTTCATGCGGACGACACCCCGATCAGGGTGCTGGATCGCTCGCTGCGAGACAAGGGGTTGGGCAAGGGTGTGAAGAAGGGCAGGATCTGGACGTATGTCCGCGATCAGCGTCCATGGGCAGGCAGTTCCCCGCCCGGTGCAGTCTACTATTTTGCTCCTGACTGGAAAGAAGAGCACGTCCACCGCCACCTCAAGCAATCAAGCGGCATCCTTCAGGCTGACGGCTACAAAGGATATGGCAAGCTATACGCGCCTGGAGAAAAGGGAGAATCTCGCTTCAAGGAAGCCGCCTGCTGGGCTCATTGGCGACGAGACTTCCACGATATCTGGACATCAAACAAGTCCGAGATCGCGCGAGAGGCTCTCGATCGCATCGGAGCGCTTTACGACATCGAGCGTGGCATCAATGGGCAGCCTCCTGAGATCCGGCTTGCCGCGCGTCAGACCCAGAGCAAGCCTAAGGTCGATACATTCCGCCACTGGGCTGAAGCTCAACTAACGCGCATTCCGGGCAAAAGCGATCTGGCGACAGCTTTCCGCTACGGATTGAGCCGATGGTCTTCACTCTGTCTGTTCCTCGACGACGGCCGCGTCGCGATCGACAACAATTCCGCCGAGCGGGCACTGCGTCCGATAGGCGTGGGAAGACGGAACTGGCTCTTCGCGGGAGCCGATACGGGAGCGGAGACCTTGGCACGCGCCATGACGATCATCGAGACGGCAAAGATGAATGGTCTTGATCCGCAGGCCTATCTGGCAGACGTGCTCGATCGCATCCACGATCACAAGATCAATCGGTTAGACGAATTGCTTCCGTGGAACTGGTCGGCGATCACCACAATCGACGCGAAGGCAGCCTGA